The Arachis hypogaea cultivar Tifrunner chromosome 16, arahy.Tifrunner.gnm2.J5K5, whole genome shotgun sequence genome contains a region encoding:
- the LOC112759138 gene encoding zinc finger protein JACKDAW — MLPGDPFSLSTSLAAAGFTQDQNLNSIANPNPKPKPNSNPPPATNKKKRNLPGTPDPDAEVIALSPKTLMATNRFICEICNKGFQRDQNLQLHRRGHNLPWKLRQRTNKEVKKKVYICPEKSCVHHEPARALGDLTGIKKHFSRKHGEKKWKCEKCSKKYAVQSDWKAHSKTCGTREYKCDCGTLFSRKDSFITHRAFCDALAEESARLNSVSTSTNLSFKSEEATTQQGVLNNNVGGGVGFRFDFNNEMGMVGAEQEQIMRPNLSLWLNQQHGNNRHQINQFDMPSSSSSHHQVMHMPMPMLPNDFGMLAPNSSKVSEEGGGSDHNSGLASMYSENQSKQSSKAPSPSTYSPMSATALLQKAAQIGSTNNPSTFSASFGLMTSSSSIQTTTASNANQNQQGRRIDQSIKQPDQCFSALMHSSQSFDDQFLSNHHPGSSSAAGHNNNFTRDFLGMSRGPFLPQELAKFASVGSSMGLTQFTTSATHQ, encoded by the exons atGTTGCCCGGTGACCCCTTTTCGCTATCCACTTCTCTCGCTGCTGCTGGGTTCACCCAAGACCAAAACTTAAACTCCATcgcaaaccctaaccctaaacctaaacctaataGTAATCCCCCTCCAGCCACCAACAAGAAGAAGAGAAACCTTCCAGGAACACCAG atccagatgCCGAAGTCATTGCTCTTTCGCCGAAGACGCTCATGGCGACGAACAGATTCATCTGCGAGATATGCAACAAAGGATTCCAGAGGGATCAGAATCTTCAGCTGCACAGGAGGGGACACAACCTGCCATGGAAGCTGAGACAGAGGACGAACAAGGAGGTGAAGAAGAAGGTGTACATCTGCCCGGAGAAGAGCTGCGTCCACCACGAGCCGGCGAGGGCGCTGGGCGACCTGACAGGGATCAAGAAGCACTTCAGCAGAAAGCATGGTGAGAAGAAGTGGAAGTGCGAAAAGTGTTCCAAGAAGTACGCTGTCCAATCTGATTGGAAAGCTCACTCCAAAACCTGCGGCACCAGAGAATATAAATGTGACTGTGGCACCCTCTTTTCCAG GAAGGATAGCTTTATTACTCACAGAGCATTTTGCGATGCATTGGCTGAGGAGAGTGCGAGGCTGAACTCGGTATCTACGTCGACGAATCTGAGTTTCAAGAGCGAAGAGGCAACAACCCAGCAGGGAGTTCTGAATAATAATGTTGGGGGCGGAGTTGGATTTCGATTTGATTTCAATAATGAAATGGGAATGGTTGGTGCAGAACAAGAACAAATTATGAGGCCAAACTTGTCACTTTGGTTGAACCAACAACATGGAAACAACCGTCATCAGATTAATCAATTTGATATGCCATCATCATCAAGCTCTCATCATCAAGTTATGCACATGCCTATGCCTATGTTGCCTAATGATTTTGGAATGCTTGCTCCCAATTCATCAAAGGTATCAGAAGAAGGTGGGGGATCAGATCATAATTCAGGTTTGGCATCTATGTATTCTGAGAATCAAAGCAAGCAATCATCAAAGGCACCTTCACCTTCAACTTATTCTCCTATGTCAGCCACTGCGCTTCTTCAGAAGGCAGCGCAAATTGGGTCCACCAACAACCCTTCAACTTTCAGTGCAAGTTTTGGGCTCatgacctcttcatcttccattCAAACCACTACTGCTAGTAATGCAAACCAAAACCAACagggaagaagaattgatcagaGTATTAAGCAGCCAGATCAGTGTTTTAGCGCATTAATGCATTCGTCACAAAGTTTTGATGATCAGTTTTTGAGTAATCATCATCCTGGTTCATCAAGTGCTGCAGGGCATAACAATAATTTTACAAGAGACTTTCTTGGCATGAGTAGAGGACCATTCCTACCCCAAGAGCTAGCAAAGTTTGCTTCCGTAGGCTCATCAATGGGTTTGACCCAATTCACTACTAGCGCAACCCATCAATGA